From Leptolyngbya sp. KIOST-1, one genomic window encodes:
- a CDS encoding protoglobin domain-containing protein: MSLEPNEFMTKMVSRTGFSADDKKILQDAAAWGLEIAPEMANYFYDYMGRDAEMSAILNESEGRIHRLRETFVAWFHEMFTGMDNWGGDYADRRWRIGLIHVRIGIGPQHVVPAMAVVVHEAGKRAKVDGKDQQLCDALSKICMVDLAFIEQAYIEVSSAAVLKETGWSEGLFRRLVATGAAAM, translated from the coding sequence ATGAGCCTTGAGCCGAACGAGTTTATGACCAAAATGGTGTCGCGTACTGGCTTCAGTGCCGACGACAAGAAAATACTTCAGGACGCCGCTGCTTGGGGCTTAGAAATTGCGCCTGAAATGGCCAACTATTTCTATGACTATATGGGCCGCGATGCCGAAATGAGTGCCATTCTAAATGAGTCCGAGGGCCGCATTCATCGCCTGCGCGAAACCTTTGTCGCCTGGTTTCACGAAATGTTTACCGGCATGGATAACTGGGGCGGCGACTACGCCGACAGGCGCTGGCGTATTGGCCTGATTCACGTTCGCATTGGCATTGGCCCTCAGCATGTCGTGCCCGCTATGGCCGTGGTCGTCCATGAAGCGGGCAAGCGAGCCAAGGTTGATGGCAAGGATCAGCAGCTCTGTGACGCTCTGAGCAAGATTTGCATGGTCGATCTGGCCTTTATTGAGCAGGCCTATATCGAAGTATCGTCAGCGGCGGTGCTGAAAGAAACAGGCTGGTCTGAGGGTCTTTTTCGACGGCTGGTAGCGACTGGCGCAGCGGCCATGTAG
- the deoC gene encoding deoxyribose-phosphate aldolase, translated as MARRPTADEGIDLAPLIDHSLLSPVATAEQVAQWCAEGDRYGFASVCIAPCHVPQAVDLLHNSRVKVCTVIGFPTGATTSATKLFEAQEAADRGADELDVVINLSWLKAGQTDAVHREIATICEETGLLVKAILETAVLSPAEIALAADICMDAGATFLKTSTGWQGGATVEVVRQLGNIAQGRVGIKASGGIGTAAQAVALVQAGATRLGTSRGVELVRQQQETAASQ; from the coding sequence ATGGCCCGACGACCAACCGCCGATGAAGGGATAGATCTGGCTCCCTTAATCGACCACTCGCTGCTCAGCCCCGTCGCAACCGCTGAGCAGGTGGCCCAGTGGTGTGCCGAGGGCGATCGCTATGGTTTTGCCTCAGTTTGTATTGCCCCCTGCCACGTGCCCCAGGCGGTCGATCTGTTGCACAACAGCAGGGTCAAGGTCTGCACGGTGATTGGCTTCCCTACCGGGGCGACCACCTCGGCCACCAAGCTCTTTGAGGCCCAGGAGGCCGCCGATCGCGGTGCCGACGAACTGGATGTGGTGATCAACCTGAGCTGGCTGAAGGCGGGCCAGACCGATGCAGTCCACCGCGAGATCGCCACCATCTGCGAAGAGACCGGGCTGCTGGTCAAAGCCATTCTCGAAACCGCCGTGCTGAGCCCCGCCGAAATTGCCCTGGCTGCCGACATCTGCATGGATGCGGGGGCGACCTTTCTGAAGACCAGCACCGGCTGGCAGGGCGGGGCCACCGTGGAGGTAGTGCGCCAGCTGGGAAATATTGCCCAGGGGCGGGTGGGCATCAAGGCCTCCGGCGGCATTGGTACCGCGGCCCAGGCGGTGGCGCTGGTGCAGGCAGGCGCTACTCGCCTGGGCACCTCGCGGGGAGTCGAGCTGGTGCGGCAGCAGCAGGAAACGGCCGCATCGCAGTAG
- a CDS encoding GTP-binding protein, translating into MEIMRLVVTGPVGAGKSTFIRSVSEIEVVDTDRRATDEALLIKKRTTVAFDFGRLQFGPDMALHLYGTPGQSRFDFMWDILIQKAHAYILLVAAHRPHEFREARRIMMFMKQRSPVPMIIGLTHTDCPGAWDAANIALALGYPNPSRRPPLVTVNANETASVAQAVIALVQHTWATVLAPTP; encoded by the coding sequence ATGGAAATCATGCGTTTAGTGGTCACTGGCCCCGTGGGAGCCGGTAAATCGACCTTCATTCGATCGGTGAGCGAGATTGAGGTGGTAGATACGGACCGCCGCGCCACCGACGAAGCTCTTCTGATCAAAAAGCGCACCACCGTAGCCTTTGACTTTGGCCGTCTGCAGTTTGGCCCCGACATGGCCCTGCACCTCTACGGCACCCCCGGCCAGTCGCGCTTCGACTTCATGTGGGACATCCTGATTCAAAAGGCCCACGCCTACATTTTGCTGGTGGCGGCCCATCGGCCCCACGAGTTCCGCGAGGCCCGTCGAATCATGATGTTCATGAAACAGCGATCGCCGGTGCCCATGATCATCGGCCTCACCCACACCGACTGTCCCGGAGCCTGGGATGCGGCCAACATCGCCCTTGCCCTGGGCTACCCCAACCCCAGCCGCCGCCCGCCCCTGGTGACGGTCAACGCTAACGAAACCGCCTCGGTGGCCCAGGCCGTGATTGCCCTGGTGCAGCACACCTGGGCCACCGTTCTGGCCCCCACCCCATAA
- a CDS encoding DUF4388 domain-containing protein — MTVTGYLADFSLPELFQLLEQGNKTGLLTICTLADTQTTERHNHHIWFNQGQIVAAGNALDQRGLMRLIAQRGWMGDNAVSRLAQTCQINTPLGLCLKNQGVLTAEQLKLLFYTQVMRQVCALFALSDGWFQFDPKAPIARTEMTGLIATATDVTLAGLRALKDWHALEEKLPAPSSALVSVVESKPNLRLNPNEWQVWEFTNGTMALADIAQQLNLPVAKAQQIAFRLIVTGLAEEMPLMAAPPASALDLLEADPEPPLASGPDPIAAGAAPPVSQSFLQNLVGFLKGKV; from the coding sequence ATGACTGTCACTGGATACCTCGCCGATTTCTCCCTGCCAGAACTGTTTCAGCTACTGGAACAGGGCAACAAAACCGGGTTGCTCACCATCTGCACCCTGGCCGACACCCAGACTACCGAACGCCACAACCACCACATCTGGTTCAACCAGGGACAAATTGTGGCCGCTGGCAATGCCCTTGACCAGCGCGGCCTCATGCGCCTGATTGCCCAGCGGGGCTGGATGGGCGACAACGCCGTCTCCCGGCTGGCCCAGACCTGCCAGATCAACACTCCCCTGGGGCTGTGCCTCAAAAATCAGGGCGTGCTGACCGCCGAACAGCTCAAGCTGCTGTTCTACACTCAGGTGATGCGCCAGGTGTGCGCCCTGTTTGCCCTCTCTGACGGCTGGTTTCAATTTGACCCCAAAGCGCCCATTGCCAGGACGGAAATGACCGGGCTGATTGCCACGGCTACCGATGTCACCCTGGCCGGGCTGCGGGCGCTGAAAGACTGGCATGCCCTTGAGGAAAAACTGCCCGCTCCCTCCTCAGCCCTAGTCAGCGTGGTCGAGAGCAAACCCAACCTGCGCCTCAACCCCAACGAGTGGCAGGTGTGGGAATTTACCAACGGCACGATGGCCCTGGCCGACATTGCTCAACAGCTCAACCTGCCCGTGGCCAAGGCTCAGCAGATTGCTTTTCGGCTGATTGTCACTGGCCTGGCCGAAGAAATGCCGCTGATGGCTGCTCCCCCCGCATCGGCCCTTGACCTGCTAGAGGCAGACCCCGAACCCCCTCTCGCCTCCGGCCCCGACCCGATCGCCGCTGGTGCGGCCCCCCCGGTGAGTCAGTCGTTTCTGCAAAACCTGGTTGGTTTTCTCAAAGGTAAGGTGTAG
- a CDS encoding DUF1206 domain-containing protein gives MRGRKFSTGDVGGQAKQTAREAADNPWVEGLARAGFAAKGIVYSLVGLLAAQVAIGTGGRTTDAQGVLPTIVEQPFGQVLLTLVAVGLLGYGLWRMVEAIADFEHKGHDMKGLLQRSSYIGNGLIYLGLALTAVQIAWAGASASDSDAASRDWTARLLAQPFGQWLVGAGGALMIGLGVYQFYRAYKASFKRQLKLGDMSRTEETWIIRIGRFGFAARGVVFAIIGFFFIQAARQSNPDQAMGLGGALASLRQQPYGAWVLGTVAIGLLAYGIFFMVQARYRSIGQ, from the coding sequence ATGAGAGGGCGAAAATTTTCGACTGGCGACGTCGGAGGCCAGGCAAAGCAAACCGCCAGGGAGGCCGCAGACAATCCCTGGGTGGAGGGTCTGGCGCGAGCGGGGTTTGCCGCCAAAGGGATTGTGTACTCGCTAGTGGGGCTGCTGGCGGCCCAGGTGGCCATAGGCACCGGAGGCCGTACAACCGACGCCCAGGGCGTCTTGCCCACCATTGTCGAGCAGCCCTTTGGCCAGGTTTTGTTGACCCTGGTCGCCGTTGGCCTGCTGGGATACGGCCTGTGGCGCATGGTGGAGGCGATCGCGGACTTTGAGCACAAAGGCCACGACATGAAAGGGCTGCTCCAGCGCAGTAGCTACATTGGGAATGGCCTGATCTACCTCGGTTTAGCGCTGACGGCGGTGCAGATCGCCTGGGCGGGCGCCAGCGCCAGCGACAGCGATGCCGCCTCCCGCGACTGGACGGCCCGATTGCTGGCTCAGCCCTTTGGCCAGTGGCTGGTGGGCGCAGGTGGTGCCCTCATGATTGGGCTTGGGGTTTACCAGTTTTACCGGGCCTACAAGGCGTCATTTAAGCGCCAGCTCAAACTCGGCGACATGAGCCGGACCGAAGAGACCTGGATCATTCGCATCGGTCGGTTTGGGTTTGCGGCTCGGGGTGTTGTCTTTGCCATCATTGGGTTTTTCTTCATTCAGGCGGCCCGGCAGTCCAATCCCGATCAGGCGATGGGGTTGGGGGGTGCCCTTGCCTCCCTGCGGCAGCAGCCCTACGGAGCCTGGGTGCTGGGAACCGTGGCCATTGGGCTCTTGGCCTACGGCATCTTTTTTATGGTGCAGGCCCGGTACCGCTCCATTGGCCAATAG
- a CDS encoding carbohydrate ABC transporter permease: MATNRSHRWWIPLLGWLVACLLFFPIFWMFLTSFKTEVAAVATPPQLFFRPTLENYVEVQTRASYFNFALNSVVISLGATIVSLLLAIPAAYAMSFFPTKRTKGTLVWMLSTKMLPAVGVLVPIYILARETGLLDTRIGLIIIYTLINLPIVVWMIYSFFKEVPKEILEADRMDGASTYQELVHVLMPLALPGIFSTALLSIILSWNEAFWSLNLTTFDAAPLTAFIASFSSPQGLFWAKLSAASSMAIAPILIFGWFSQRQLVRGLTFGAVK, from the coding sequence ATGGCAACTAACCGATCCCACCGCTGGTGGATTCCGCTGCTGGGCTGGCTGGTGGCCTGCCTGCTGTTCTTCCCGATTTTTTGGATGTTTCTCACCAGCTTTAAGACCGAGGTGGCGGCGGTGGCCACCCCGCCCCAGCTGTTCTTTCGGCCCACCCTAGAGAACTACGTGGAGGTACAGACCCGAGCCTCGTACTTCAACTTTGCCCTAAATAGCGTGGTGATTTCCCTGGGGGCAACGATTGTGTCGCTGTTGCTGGCGATTCCGGCGGCCTACGCCATGTCGTTTTTCCCCACCAAGCGCACCAAGGGCACGCTGGTGTGGATGCTCTCAACCAAGATGCTGCCCGCCGTGGGCGTGCTGGTGCCGATTTACATCCTGGCGCGGGAGACGGGGCTGCTCGACACTCGCATTGGGTTGATCATTATTTACACCCTGATCAACCTGCCGATTGTGGTGTGGATGATCTACAGCTTCTTCAAAGAAGTGCCGAAGGAAATTCTCGAAGCCGATCGCATGGATGGCGCGTCCACCTATCAAGAACTGGTGCATGTGCTGATGCCTCTGGCCCTGCCGGGAATCTTTTCCACCGCCCTGCTCTCGATCATTTTGTCGTGGAATGAAGCCTTCTGGAGCCTCAATTTGACCACCTTTGATGCGGCTCCATTGACGGCGTTTATTGCGTCATTCTCTAGCCCCCAGGGTTTGTTTTGGGCCAAGCTGTCGGCGGCCTCTAGTATGGCGATCGCCCCCATTCTCATCTTCGGCTGGTTCAGCCAGCGGCAGCTGGTGCGAGGTCTCACCTTTGGGGCCGTCAAGTAA
- a CDS encoding ABC transporter ATP-binding protein, with product MSTVTLRDIHKTYVDNEVIKGVDLDIHDKEFVVFVGPSGCGKSTLLRMIAGLEDITSGDLLVDGDRMNDVPPDKRGLAMVFQTYALYPHMTVAENMAFSLRLAGVSKERRMERARDVARVLQLEPLLDRKPKALSGGQRQRVAIGRALVRNPKVFLFDEPLSNLDASLRVQMRIELAGLHESLQSTMIYVTHDQVEAMTLADKIVVLQGGVVEQVGSPLELYHHPRNLFVAGFIGSPKMNFMAVQTVGVQDSGTTVRLPGDATVTIPVQPRSLSAGDRATLGIRPEHLRIDASNPTLMGEVLVVERLGGETYLYVKIAGGDTFIVQTDGDSRAKVRDRVPVAIDGHLCHLFDGAGQAIPKAERHHLTLTHHPEVPLQTEAPLEQTYEQPIQPHQIPRQAE from the coding sequence ATGTCAACCGTCACGTTACGAGATATCCATAAAACCTACGTCGATAACGAAGTGATCAAAGGCGTCGATCTCGACATTCACGACAAAGAATTTGTCGTCTTTGTCGGCCCCTCTGGCTGCGGCAAATCGACCCTGCTGCGCATGATCGCCGGGCTCGAAGACATCACCTCTGGCGACCTGCTGGTCGATGGCGATCGCATGAACGATGTGCCCCCCGACAAGCGCGGGCTGGCCATGGTGTTTCAGACCTACGCCCTCTACCCCCACATGACCGTGGCCGAAAATATGGCCTTCAGCCTGCGCCTGGCCGGGGTGTCTAAAGAGCGGCGCATGGAGCGGGCGCGGGACGTGGCGCGGGTTTTGCAGCTAGAGCCCCTGCTCGATCGCAAGCCCAAGGCCCTCTCCGGCGGCCAGCGGCAGCGGGTCGCCATCGGTCGTGCATTAGTTCGTAACCCGAAGGTATTCCTGTTTGACGAGCCCCTGTCGAACCTGGATGCGTCTTTGCGGGTGCAGATGCGTATCGAGCTGGCGGGGCTGCACGAAAGCCTGCAATCGACCATGATCTACGTCACCCACGACCAGGTGGAGGCCATGACCCTGGCCGACAAGATTGTGGTGCTCCAGGGCGGCGTGGTCGAGCAGGTGGGCTCGCCCCTGGAGCTGTACCACCATCCCCGCAACCTGTTTGTGGCCGGGTTCATTGGCTCGCCCAAGATGAACTTCATGGCGGTGCAGACCGTGGGCGTGCAAGATTCTGGCACCACCGTGCGCTTGCCCGGTGATGCCACCGTCACTATTCCGGTGCAGCCCAGATCTCTGTCGGCGGGCGATCGCGCCACCCTGGGCATTCGCCCCGAGCACCTGCGGATCGATGCCAGCAACCCTACGCTGATGGGTGAGGTCTTGGTGGTGGAGCGCCTGGGCGGCGAAACCTACCTCTACGTCAAGATCGCGGGCGGCGACACCTTTATCGTGCAGACCGACGGCGACAGTCGGGCCAAGGTGCGCGATCGCGTCCCTGTCGCCATCGACGGCCACCTCTGCCATCTGTTCGACGGCGCAGGCCAGGCGATTCCCAAAGCCGAGCGCCATCACCTCACCCTCACCCACCATCCCGAAGTACCCCTACAAACCGAAGCCCCCCTAGAGCAGACCTATGAACAGCCCATCCAACCCCACCAAATCCCTCGTCAAGCTGAATGA
- a CDS encoding mechanosensitive ion channel family protein: MNPLIERIQTSLLDLVGQFIQLLPGILIGLVVVLMTGYAAKVTQRLVRKMTQRLVPSRSLQLLAVQVTRIGTWVAGIIIAAVVAFPDLRLGDVIGLLGLGSVAIGFAFQDIFKNFLAGILLLVEEPFRLGDQVMMCDFEGTVEAIKIRSTQLRTYTGELVEIPNAIVFTNPVRVLTAYGSRRTDLAIGVDYTTPLPLAKRTFLAVLDRAEGVLNDPAPEVDVVGFGDSSIDFKVRYWTTPQMAVVRRIQTQVAMALKAACDEAGISIPYPIRTVHLFDQTQFEESKRLGNGAGDLSR, encoded by the coding sequence ATGAATCCCCTGATTGAGCGCATCCAGACCAGCCTGCTTGATTTGGTTGGGCAGTTCATTCAGCTCTTGCCGGGGATCCTGATTGGGCTGGTGGTGGTGCTAATGACCGGGTATGCCGCCAAGGTGACCCAGCGGCTGGTGCGAAAGATGACCCAGCGACTGGTGCCCAGCCGATCGCTACAGCTGCTGGCCGTGCAGGTGACGCGCATTGGCACCTGGGTCGCGGGCATTATCATTGCGGCGGTGGTGGCGTTTCCTGACCTGCGGTTGGGCGATGTGATTGGGCTATTGGGGCTGGGTTCGGTGGCGATCGGCTTTGCCTTTCAGGACATTTTTAAGAACTTTTTGGCGGGCATTTTGCTGCTGGTGGAAGAGCCCTTTCGCCTGGGCGATCAGGTGATGATGTGCGACTTTGAGGGCACGGTAGAAGCGATTAAAATTCGCTCGACCCAGCTGCGCACCTATACCGGGGAGTTGGTCGAAATTCCCAACGCGATCGTGTTTACCAACCCGGTTCGGGTGCTGACTGCCTACGGCAGCCGTCGTACCGACCTGGCGATCGGGGTGGACTACACCACGCCTCTGCCCCTGGCCAAGCGGACCTTTCTGGCGGTGCTCGATCGCGCCGAGGGGGTGCTGAATGACCCGGCCCCGGAGGTGGATGTGGTGGGCTTTGGTGACAGCTCCATCGACTTTAAGGTGCGATACTGGACCACGCCCCAGATGGCGGTGGTGCGCCGCATTCAAACCCAGGTGGCGATGGCGCTCAAAGCCGCCTGCGACGAGGCCGGGATTTCGATTCCCTACCCCATTCGCACGGTACATCTGTTTGATCAGACCCAGTTTGAGGAGAGCAAGCGCCTGGGCAACGGTGCTGGAGATCTGTCTAGATAG
- a CDS encoding roadblock/LC7 domain-containing protein — translation MAISTEKLTHILQSFVTSTTDIQGAAVVTPDGLPLAASLPGGMDEERVSAMSAAMLSLGDRIGSELARGGIDRIFVEGDKGYGILTSCGEDAVFLVLADKAAKQGLLMLEIKRTLGDLKAVLM, via the coding sequence ATGGCTATTAGCACCGAAAAACTAACCCACATTCTGCAGAGCTTTGTCACCTCTACTACCGATATTCAAGGGGCGGCGGTAGTCACCCCCGACGGTCTGCCCCTGGCCGCTAGCCTGCCCGGCGGTATGGATGAAGAGCGGGTTTCAGCCATGTCGGCGGCTATGCTTTCCCTGGGCGATCGCATTGGTAGCGAACTGGCTCGCGGCGGCATTGACCGTATTTTTGTAGAAGGCGATAAAGGCTACGGCATTCTCACCAGCTGCGGTGAAGATGCGGTGTTTCTGGTGCTGGCCGACAAAGCGGCTAAGCAGGGCCTGCTGATGCTTGAAATTAAGCGCACCCTAGGCGATCTGAAAGCCGTTTTGATGTAG
- a CDS encoding mannitol dehydrogenase family protein yields MNSPSNPTKSLVKLNERSLGQLSDRVRVPRYDRSAVTPGIVHIGVGGFHRAHQALYMDNYLEQNPGSDWAICGVGLLEFDQKMRDALESQDCLYTLVERSPQGDNARVIGPITQFLFAPDDREAVIETLADPQCRIVTLTITEGGYYVVEGTGEFDVNHPTIQHDLQNPEQPYGVYGFITAALKRRRDRGIKPFTVLSCDNIQGNGDMVGRMLTTFANLQNPELSRWIQENVAFPNCMVDRITPATTPGDLEMVANQFDLDDAWPVVAEPFLQWVVEDRFCNDRPDWESVGVQMTDDVYPYEMMKIRLLNTSHLLLGYLGSLKGYTYAHEAMADAQIRQAIERLMDEVTPTLHPVPGIDVTQYKQTLVERFSNPKIRDQLARLCLNSSAKLPKWALGSIRDKLEQNGSIDYLSLTIAAWFRYLSGNDDQGQAMPIDDPMADTLTERARAGGKDPMPLLNLTDVFGDLSQSVRFVEAVTQHLHHLHESGTEATLAKLL; encoded by the coding sequence ATGAACAGCCCATCCAACCCCACCAAATCCCTCGTCAAGCTGAATGAGCGATCGCTCGGCCAGCTCAGCGATCGCGTGCGCGTACCCCGCTATGATCGCAGCGCCGTCACCCCCGGCATTGTCCATATTGGGGTCGGCGGTTTCCATCGCGCCCACCAGGCGCTCTATATGGATAATTACCTGGAGCAAAACCCCGGCAGCGACTGGGCCATCTGCGGCGTCGGCCTGCTGGAGTTTGACCAGAAAATGCGCGATGCCCTGGAGTCCCAGGATTGTCTGTACACCCTGGTGGAGCGATCGCCCCAGGGCGACAATGCCCGCGTGATCGGCCCGATCACCCAATTTCTGTTTGCGCCGGATGACCGGGAAGCGGTGATCGAAACCCTGGCCGACCCCCAGTGCCGCATCGTCACCCTGACCATCACCGAAGGCGGTTACTACGTGGTCGAGGGTACGGGCGAGTTCGACGTGAATCACCCCACCATTCAGCACGACCTGCAAAACCCTGAGCAGCCCTACGGCGTCTACGGCTTTATCACCGCAGCCCTGAAGCGGCGCAGGGATAGAGGAATCAAACCCTTTACCGTGCTCTCCTGCGACAACATTCAGGGCAACGGCGACATGGTGGGCCGCATGCTGACCACTTTCGCCAACCTGCAAAACCCCGAGCTTAGCCGCTGGATTCAAGAAAACGTCGCTTTTCCCAACTGCATGGTGGATCGGATCACCCCCGCGACCACCCCCGGCGACCTGGAAATGGTGGCCAACCAGTTTGACCTCGACGATGCCTGGCCCGTGGTGGCCGAACCCTTCTTGCAGTGGGTGGTCGAAGATCGGTTCTGCAACGATCGCCCCGATTGGGAAAGCGTCGGCGTGCAGATGACCGACGACGTCTACCCCTACGAGATGATGAAGATTCGGCTGCTCAACACCAGCCACCTGCTGTTGGGCTACCTGGGGTCGCTGAAGGGCTACACCTACGCCCACGAGGCCATGGCCGACGCTCAGATTCGCCAGGCGATCGAGCGGCTGATGGATGAGGTCACCCCCACCCTGCACCCCGTCCCCGGTATCGACGTCACCCAGTACAAGCAAACCTTGGTCGAGCGCTTCTCGAACCCGAAGATTCGCGATCAGCTAGCCCGGCTCTGCCTCAACAGCTCGGCCAAGCTGCCCAAGTGGGCGCTAGGTTCTATCCGAGACAAGCTGGAGCAAAACGGCTCCATCGACTACCTCAGTCTCACCATCGCCGCCTGGTTCCGCTACCTCAGCGGCAACGACGATCAGGGGCAAGCCATGCCCATCGACGACCCCATGGCCGATACGCTCACAGAACGGGCCAGAGCTGGCGGCAAAGACCCCATGCCGCTGCTGAATCTGACGGATGTCTTCGGCGATCTCTCCCAGTCGGTGCGATTTGTCGAGGCGGTCACCCAGCACCTGCACCACCTCCATGAGTCGGGCACCGAAGCCACCCTGGCCAAGCTGCTATAG
- a CDS encoding tetratricopeptide repeat protein, whose protein sequence is MGKACSWMLLATLALVGCQREAAVPWQQTTLSLEALDNLAYPPFLIDTQRAARYREQGLAFRQQGDFERAIATLKIAAALAPQNAEGQVLLGWTQHLAGYPAPAVDALEAALRHNPDHVPALNALGIVYLVDGQLEAAVDTHTLAASLQPDNEIAHYNLSLAYQRLGQPEQAIAAAQLATKLEPGNPHPWVALALAYWSAQDSPQAIANYRQALALDSRYASRTYLDHLAQAGFSPDQIAATEAIRQAAGGL, encoded by the coding sequence ATGGGAAAAGCCTGCTCCTGGATGCTGCTTGCAACCCTGGCCCTGGTCGGTTGCCAGCGTGAGGCGGCGGTGCCGTGGCAGCAGACCACGCTGTCGCTAGAAGCGCTGGACAACCTCGCCTACCCACCCTTTCTGATCGATACCCAGCGGGCGGCGCGCTATCGCGAGCAGGGGCTGGCGTTTCGGCAGCAGGGAGACTTTGAGCGGGCGATCGCGACTTTGAAAATTGCCGCTGCCCTGGCCCCACAGAACGCCGAGGGCCAGGTGCTGCTGGGCTGGACTCAGCATCTGGCGGGCTACCCTGCCCCCGCCGTCGATGCGCTCGAAGCGGCACTGCGGCACAACCCCGACCACGTGCCTGCCCTCAACGCCCTGGGCATTGTCTACCTGGTGGACGGGCAGCTGGAGGCGGCGGTCGATACCCACACCCTGGCCGCATCTCTCCAGCCGGATAACGAAATTGCCCACTACAACCTCAGCCTGGCCTACCAGCGGCTGGGGCAGCCGGAGCAGGCGATCGCCGCCGCCCAGCTTGCCACCAAGCTAGAGCCCGGCAACCCCCACCCCTGGGTAGCGCTGGCCCTGGCCTACTGGTCGGCCCAGGACAGCCCCCAGGCGATCGCCAACTACCGCCAGGCGCTGGCCCTCGACAGCCGCTACGCCAGCCGCACCTACCTCGATCACCTGGCCCAGGCAGGGTTCAGCCCAGATCAAATTGCGGCCACCGAGGCGATTCGGCAGGCGGCAGGGGGGCTCTAG
- a CDS encoding SMP-30/gluconolactonase/LRE family protein, with product MSLTTLPDLSAQNVLHARARLGEGPLWDSDQQALYWVDILNHRVHVFEPSSGDDCHWDVGDVGSAIALMRSNQLLVAMGNRIARLDLTSGEVETLHTVEFDAPGTRFNDGKCDPQGRFWIGSMSPEQPGHAALYRYDPDGSMRKMETDLTISNGLGWSPDGGTFYLTDSPQRKIFAYQFNGETGEISDRRVAIDLNDEDDAVEPDGLTIDSEGNLWTALWDGGCLVCFSPSGEALGRVNLPVPRPTCPTFGGPNLETLYVTTASVGLSQKEIQQGFYSGDVFAIAAPVPGLPPFPFGA from the coding sequence ATGTCTCTGACCACCCTGCCCGATCTCTCCGCCCAAAACGTGCTCCATGCCCGCGCCCGCCTGGGGGAAGGGCCGCTGTGGGATAGCGACCAGCAGGCGCTCTACTGGGTTGACATTCTCAACCACCGGGTGCACGTGTTTGAGCCCAGCAGCGGCGACGACTGCCACTGGGATGTGGGCGATGTGGGCAGCGCCATAGCCCTGATGCGGAGCAACCAACTGCTGGTAGCTATGGGCAACCGCATCGCCCGCCTTGACCTCACCTCGGGCGAGGTCGAAACCCTGCACACCGTTGAGTTTGACGCTCCTGGCACCCGCTTTAACGACGGCAAGTGCGATCCCCAGGGCCGCTTCTGGATTGGCTCCATGAGCCCGGAGCAGCCCGGCCACGCCGCCCTCTACCGCTACGACCCCGACGGCTCCATGCGCAAAATGGAAACCGACCTGACGATTTCCAACGGGCTGGGCTGGAGCCCCGACGGCGGCACCTTTTACTTGACGGACTCACCCCAGCGCAAGATTTTTGCCTACCAGTTCAATGGCGAAACGGGGGAGATCAGCGATCGCCGCGTTGCCATCGACCTCAACGATGAGGACGACGCCGTAGAACCCGACGGCCTCACCATCGACAGCGAGGGCAACCTCTGGACCGCACTGTGGGATGGGGGCTGCCTGGTCTGCTTTAGCCCCAGCGGCGAGGCCCTGGGCCGGGTAAACCTGCCGGTGCCGCGCCCCACCTGCCCCACCTTTGGGGGGCCCAATCTGGAGACGCTCTACGTTACCACCGCCTCAGTGGGGCTGAGCCAGAAGGAGATTCAGCAGGGCTTTTACTCGGGGGATGTGTTTGCGATCGCGGCCCCCGTGCCAGGCCTGCCGCCTTTCCCGTTTGGCGCTTAG
- a CDS encoding bacteriohemerythrin, which produces MNPTTTIQTFTWDDSLSTGVPMIDAHHKELIAAVNDLGQAIAHRKGATAIKKLFAFLKFYAEWHFEHEEACAARHKCPIAEVNQQAHATFIETFGHLHDQYKASDASDAVALEIYEKLVDWLTSHILKIDTHIGRCIRSAAPA; this is translated from the coding sequence ATGAACCCTACAACCACAATCCAAACCTTCACCTGGGACGACTCCCTCAGCACGGGCGTCCCCATGATCGACGCCCACCACAAGGAGTTGATCGCCGCCGTCAACGATCTGGGACAGGCGATCGCCCACCGCAAAGGCGCTACCGCGATCAAAAAGCTGTTTGCCTTTCTCAAGTTCTACGCCGAGTGGCACTTCGAGCACGAAGAAGCCTGCGCCGCCAGGCACAAATGCCCGATTGCCGAGGTCAACCAGCAGGCCCACGCCACTTTCATCGAAACCTTTGGCCACCTGCACGATCAGTACAAAGCCAGCGACGCCAGCGATGCCGTTGCCCTGGAGATTTACGAAAAACTGGTGGACTGGTTGACCAGCCACATTCTCAAAATCGACACCCACATTGGCCGCTGCATTCGCAGCGCAGCGCCCGCGTAG